Below is a window of Halolamina sp. CBA1230 DNA.
GAGCGGGACGTCCGCGACGAGTCGGGCGAGCACCGCCGCGGAGGCGACGCCGTCGATCCAGCCGCCGAGGCGCGTGTGGACGTGTTTCCACGGCTCCGCGGCGAACGCCACGTCCGCCCCGTCGTCGCGGGCGTCGGCGATACCGTCGTGGAGGTAGCCAAGCGCGACGCGCTCGACACGGCCGCCCGCGGCGCGGACGCGCTCGTCGATGCGGGCGGAGGCGTTGGGCGTCGTCACGACCGTCGGATCCTCGCTGTCGGCATCGGCGACGTACTCCTCGGCGAGCATCGCGAGTACGGTGTCCTCGTGGACGACCTCGCCGTCGCCGTTCAGTACGACGATCCGGTCGGCGTCGCCGTCGTGCGCGATCCCGAGGTCGAACTCCCCATCTTCGAGGAACCGGATACAGTCGCCGAGTGTCCCCTCGGTGGGCTTGCTCCCGCGGCCCGGAAAGTGGCCGTCGACGTTGCCGTTGAGCGTGACGACCTCGGCACCCAGTTCACGGAGCACGTGTGGCGTGGCCAGCGACGCCATCCCGTTGCCGCAGTCGACGACGACGCGGAGGCCGTCGAGATCCGCGCCGAAGCGTTCGGCGTACGCGACGACCGCGTCGCGGTACTCGCCGAGCACTTCGGCGGACTCGCGGTGCCCCCACTCGTCCCAGTGGGTCGGCTCGGTCTCGTCGACGATCCGGCCCTCGATACGGGCCTCCGCAGCACCGCTGTACTCGACGCCGTCCACGAACAGTTTGATCCCGTTGTCCTCCGGCGGGTTGTGCGAGGCGGTGATCGCGACGCCGTAGCGCCCCTGGCTCGCGTACGCCAGCGCGGGCGTGGGTGCCTGCCCGATCTCGACCACGTCGGCGCCGGCGGCGGCCAGCCCCGACGCCATCGCGTCGACCAGCGCCTGCCCCGTCTCCCGGCCGTCGCGGGCGACGACGAACTCGACGCTCCCCTCGCCCTCGGCGCGTGCGTCGGCGGCGGCCGCCTGCCCAACGCGCAGCGCCAGCGACGGCGTCACCGTCTCCCTGACGTCGCCGCGGATCCCGGCGGTTCCGAACAGTTCCATGTTCGCCCGATCGTCGCGAGGCTACTTTGCCTGCCCGGTTCCGGGCGCCCGCGGGCGTCGCTGTTAAGTATCGGTCAGCCGATCGTTCGCCCATGAGTGATTCCGACGAGTACGTCCGGGCACGCGTCCACGTCAGCGGGAACGTCCAGGGGGTCGCGTACCGAGCCAACACCGAGGAGACCGCCAAGAAGCGTGGGGTAAGCGGCTGGGTCCGGAACCGGGACGACGGCCGCGTCGAGGCGGTGTTCGAGGGCGATCCGCGGACCGTGGAGTCGATGATCGGCTGGTGTCACACCGGCAGCCCCCGGGCGGACGTCGAGGACGTCGAGGTGGCGTACGAGGAGCCACGCAGCGCCGACGGGTTCCACGTCCGCTGGTCGGGCTGAGCTTCGCCGCAGTCGGAACGACTTAGCCACGCGGGGGCGACTACCACGGTGATGCGACACGCACGCTTCCGAGACCCCAGTGGCGCGGTACGACACGGCGAATGGCACGGCGACTCGGTCAGTTTCGCGGGCGAGACGTACGACCTCGACGAGGTCGATCTGCTCGCGCCGAGCGAGCCGAGCAAGGTGGTCTGTGTCGGGCGCAACTACGTCGCCCACGCCGAGGAGCACGGCGCGGACGTGCCCGACCGGCCGCTCCTGTTCCTGAAGGGGCCGAACACCGTCGCGAGCCACGGCGACACGGTGACGCTCCCGGCCGGGAAGGAGCGCGTCGAGTGGGAGGCCGAACTCGGCGTCGTGATCGAGAAGCAGGCCAAACACGTCGACAGCGACGAGGCGATGGAGTACGTCGCGGGGTACACCTGCGTCGACGACGTCTCGAACCGCGACGACCAGCGCAGCGAGTCCCAGTGGGTGCGCGGCAAGGCGTTCGACGGCGCCGCGCCGATCGGCCCCTGTATCGCCGACCCCGAGCACGTCCCCGAGGACGCGGCGATCCGGACGCGGGTGAACGGCGAGGTGAAGCAGGAGGCCACCATCGACCAGATGGTGTTCGACGTGCCGGCACTGATCGCGGAGGCAACCCAGTACATGACACTCGAACCAGGCGACGTGATCGCCACGGGGACCCCGGAAGGCGTCGGCCGATTCGAGGATGGCGACACAGCCGAGATCGAGGTTGAGGGCGTCGGCACGCTCGAACACGAGGTGCAGCAGTGAGCGGGCCCGAACAGGCGGACTGTGGGGCGATCGTCCGCGTCTGGCACGGCTGGACCGACCCCGCGGACGCCGACGCGTACGAACAGTTCCTCACCGATCCCGAGAACGGACTGCTGGAGACGCTCGACGGTGACGGGTATCTCGGCTACGACCTGCTCCAGCGGGAGGCCGACGACGAGGTGGAGTTCGTGACCCAACTACGGTTCGCGGGCTACGACGCCGTCAGGGAGTTCGCCGGCGAGGCGTACGAGCGGGCACACGTGCCCGACGAGGCACGGGAGCTACTGGCTCGTTGGGACGACGAGGCCGAGCACTACGAACTCCGGGCCGGGAACCGAGTCTGACGCCGCTGCTGGCGACCCGTCCGATCCACGCGTTCGACCGATCGGTTAGCGTCCCTGAAGCGACGTTTGGAGACTAGATGACGTGTCCATTGTTGACATATGGTTATATATACCGACGGGGGTAACGACGCGCCATGCAGAAATGTCAGGGAAATAGATACATTTCTCGTGTGAAAAATATAGGTAGGGAGAACAGTCGAACTATCGGAGACAGTCCATAAATGATAGAAAGGAAACAGATGCGGGCCGTCGTCCTGGCAGTTCTGATGGTCGGGTCCGTCCTCACGGTCGGGGTGGGTAGCGTCGCGGCACAGCCATCACTCGCCGAGAACCAGGCGCCGTCGCTCGACGGGAACGGCGCGGTGCAGGAACTCGAACCGAACACCGCGGTGACGAACACGGAGCCCACGGCAGCGTCCATCGAACGGGACGACGCCGAAACGGCGAACGTCGCGAAGGAGCTCCGAAGGGCGGACGGCGAGCAGGTGCTCCTGCTGAGCGTGGAGCGGAACCTCGACCGTGACGCCGCCAGCTTCGCGTCCGTGGACGCCGACACGCTCCGGGCCGACTCGCGAGCGACGCTCCGCCCCGTCGCGGAGCAACTCACCGAGTTCGAGCACGTCGACATCCGGAACCAGTTCTGGGCAGGGAACGTGCTCTCGGTGGAAGTCGACCTCGACGAACACGACGTCGACCGGCTCGCAGCCATCGACGGCGTGACCGCCGTCGCGCCGAACGCCGACGCCGTCCACCCGGCACCGCCGGAAGACGACACGACGATGATGGCGAGCACCGAGAGCAGCGGCGGCGACGACTACACGTACGGGCTCGAGCAGATCGACGTGCCTGGGTTCGAGGAGCGCTACGGCGACCGTGGCGGGAACGCGACCGTCGCCGTCATCGACGACGGGATCAGCAACCCCGAGGCGGGTCACCCCGACCTCACGTTCGCGACCGAGGCGGTCGCGGTCAACGGCAGCGTCACCACGGGGACGCTCGGCAGTGCGGGCTCCCACGGTGAACACGTCGCCGGGACGGCAGCCGGTGCCGCCGAGCCCGCGGGTGACGTCCCCCGATACGGCGTCGCTCCCGACTCCTCGCTCGTCATGATCAACGCCTTCGAAGGCGGTGCGACCGCCGAGGACATCCTCGCGTCGGTCCAGTACTCGGCGGAGCAGGACGTCGACGTGGCGACCATGAGCCTCGGCTTCGAGTCGACCACCGGGAACTCGGTGCTCATGACTGCGATGGAGGAGACGATCCAGGACGCCAACGCGGCGGGCACGCTGGTCGTCGGCTCGGCCGGGAACGCCGGCGCCGGCGACGACGGCGGGCCGACCACTTCGCCCGGCGCCGAGTTCTCCAGTTTCTCCGTCGGTGCCTCCAACGCGCAGGGTACTATCGCACCCTTCTCCAGCGGCGCCGTGATCAGCCCGTTCGCCGCGGAGTACGTGAGTGCTAACGGGAGCTACCCCGCGAACTACCCGCGTGAGTACGTCAAGCCCGACGTTGCCGCTCCCGGCGCCGACGTACTGAGCGCCGGGCCGCTCGGCACCGTCGTCGCGGACGACGCCGCGACGTACTCGACGAGTGGCGGGACGTCGATGGCCGCCCCGCACGTCGCGGGTGCGGCCGCGTTGATCCAGTCCGCGACCGAGGAGGAGCTGGCGCCGAAGACGATCCAGGCAGCGCTCGTGGAGACGGCCGCCAAGCCGGACAACGAGTTCGCCGAACGGCACGGGCGGGACATCCGCTACGGCGCCGGGGTCATCAACGTCACTGCGGCCACCGCGGCCGTGAAGTCGGGGACGATGGGGATCGAAGGCACGGTCACGGACACCGACGGCGACCCGATCCCGGGCGCCGCGGTGACCAGCGAGGGCGACGCGCTCACGAGCGCGAACGTCTCGGGTGACTACACGCTCCGGACCACTGACCAGTCGACCGAGGTCACGGCCGACGCGTTCGGTTACGAGGCGTCGAGCCAGGACGTCGATGACGGGAGCGCCCAGTTCACGCTGGACGACGCACTTGCCGTCGACCTGATCGAGGAGCAGAGCGAATACGCGGAGTTCGACGGACAGGTCGACGTGACAGTCGACGTGCGCAACCTCGACAACGTCACGGTCGAGCCCACCCAGGCGACCGACGTCGACACGGGGAACCTGACGCTGCGGGTCGCCGGGGAGGAAGCCAGCTTCGGCGAGCCGGTCGAACTCGACGGGTACGACGGCCTCGTGAACGTCACCGTCGATATCGACGGGAACGCCAGCGTCGAGGAGAACGACACGATCGGGCTCGAACACACGTTCCAGGGGCTTGGCGAGAGCACGACCGTCGAATCCGGCCCGACGACGCTGACCGAGGAGCTCGATCCCGCGTTCTTCGAACTGGACGGGCTCACGGCTCCGGAGACGCTCGCACCCGGCGAGTCCCTCGACATGACCGTCGAGGTCACGAACACCGGACAGGTGGCGGACAGCAAGCTGATCCAGACGTTCGTGGACGGGCCCAGCGGCGAGGCAGCGGTGCCGCCCGAGGAGCTCAGCCTCGAACCGGGCGAGACCACGACGTACGAACTGTCGGCCAACGGGATCGGCAGCCTCTACGACGCCGGGAGCGTGCTCGACGTCGGCTTCCGGACTGCCGACGGTGAAGGGTATTTCGGCGATCTCACCGGGATCAACGACGAGATCTCCGCCGAACTCGCGCTCCAGGCACAGGGCGCGCAGTTCAGCGTGACGAGCCTCGAAGCGCCGACCAAAGCCGGCGCTGGCGAAGAGATACAGGTCAACGCGACCGTCGAGAACGTCGGCAGCGAGGCCGACCAGCAGAACGTGGCGTTCCGGTTCGGGGCGGAGACGCTCGCGACCGAGACGGTCGAACTCGAGGCGTTCGGCCTGAGCGCTTCCGACAACGTCGTGAACCTCTCGTTCACCGTGTCGGTGCCCGAGGAGCCCGACATTTACGAACACGGCGTGTACACCGACGACGACAGCGCGACCGGCGCGATCGCCGTCGACGAGTCGTACACCAACGTGACCGTCGTCGAATCCGACGGGATATACGAACCTGGACAGGGCGAGCGGACGCTCTCGGTGTTCGAGGAGCATCTCGCGCCGCGGTACGCCACCGAGGTGGTCGAGGTGCAGTCGGTCGACGACGAGACCATCGCGTCGACCGACGTGTTCGTGTTCCACGACTTCGGCACCTCGCTCAGCGACGAGGCGATCGCGGACCTGATCACCACCGTCGAGAACGACTCGACGACCCGGGCGGTGTACCTCGAACAGGCGATCGCGAGCAACGCGATCTCCGACCGCTCGCGGGTGACCGGCGACCCCGACGAGTCGCCGTTGAACTCCCAGACCGGCGCGCCGCCGGTCGAGTTCGAGATCGAGGCCGACCACCCGATCTTCGAGGGCGTCGGCGAGCCGGGCGAGACGGTCACCATCCACGACGGTCCGAACGCCTACATGTCGTGGTTCGAGGGGCCAGACGGTGAGACCCTCGCGCGGGCGGACGACGCCGCGGGCACCGACGCGGGCGGGCCGAGCGTCGCAGTCGACCCCGAGACGGGGTCGGTGCTGCTGGCCTCGATCGCGCCGTTCGAGTTCCCGCTGGCCGGCCTCTCGCTCTCGCCGGACGCGTTCACCGACGACGCGGGCCGACTGCTCGCGAACTCGGTGGCCGTCGCCGACGACGACACCGACAGGTCGGTCGCCGTCGACACCGAGTTCGTCGGGGCGGTCGATGACGCCTCGGACTCGGTGACGGTGACGGGCTCGGTCGGCGCGACCGACCAGCACGACGGTGAGGAGGTCACCGTCACCGTCGGCGGCGAGCCCGTAACCACCGCGACGGTCGACGGCTACGAGTTCACGGCCGAGTTCGATCCCACCGTGCTCGATCTGTCGGCCCAGTCCGACGCGGTCGTGGACGTGGCCGAACTCTCCATCAACGACACGGACACGGTCGACGTGGTCCACGAGACGCGGTCGCTCGAGAAGGGGTACAACCTCCTCTCGGTACCCCAGTCCGCAAACCTCTCCGCGGAGGGGGTCGGCGCCGTGAACGTCTGGAACGCGTCCGCCGGTAGCTACGAATCGGCCACCGGGTCCGAGTTCGACTCCCCGGCGAACCTCCATCAGGGGCTGTACGTCTCGGCGACCGACGACGACGCTCGCCTCGGGTTCACGTTCGGCGACGACGTGCCGACGGGCGGCACGGCCGACCTGACAGAGGGCTGGACGCTCGCGGGGTCGAACTTCGCGATCGACAGCACCGAGATGGGTGACACGCGGACGCTCCATGAGGATCTCGTCTCGGTCGACCCGTCCGGGCTGACAGTGTTCGGCTCCGGCTTCGACCAACAGTACGACGGCCAGTCGACGATCGGTGCCTACGACGCCTACTGGGTGCGCAACAGCGGGAACACGAGCCACGAACGCGCGATCGTCTCGCCGGCCTACGACGTCGCTGACCGCGAGGACGTGCTGGGGCTGAACGAGTCGGCGTTCGAGATCACCAGCGTCGAGACGTCCGTGCGCTCGACCGACGAGGTGTCGCTGGAGGACGACGTGCTCGGCAGCGACGAGGACGTGGTCGCGGTCGACGTGACGGTCACCAACGACGGCCGCCTCGACACGCAGTTCGTCGACCTACACGCCGCACAGGACGGCGAGTTCACGCTCGCCGAACGCAGTTCCGGTGTGACGCTCGACAGCAACGAAACCGAAACCGTCACGCTGTACTACGCGCTCGAACGGGACGACCCGCCCGCCGTCGACCTGCGGGCCACGACCGACGACGACGCCGCGGAAACCACCCTCGGCGTCGGCGGGGACGGGCTGACCGTCGAGGATCAGGCACTGACGCTCGACGACGAGTTCGTGGTCAGCAGCGTCGACTACAACGGCGAAGCGACCGTCGAGCTCGTCGCCGACGGCGAGGTGCTCGGAACCGAAACCGTCGACGACGGCGACGCGACCGACCTCCCGATCACGCTTTCGAACGCGACGACGGGGACGGTCGAGGTACGCTTGCTGGACGCCGACGGCGAGGAGCAGGCCAACGCGACCGCGACCGTCTCCGGCCCCAGCATCGAGATCGAGAACGGGGCGCCCGCACACGCGTTCCCCGATTCGGAGAGCGTCGACGTGCCGGCCAACGTGACCAACAACGCGTTGATCGAACAGACGGTCGACGTCGGGTTCGCGATGGGCGGCGAAACCGTCGAAAACGAGACGGCCACGATCGCCGGCCGGAGTACCGAACTGGCGGCGACGTTCGCGGCGAACGTCTCCGAACTCGACGTCGGTGACTCGGTCGAGCACACCGTCTCGGCCGCCGGAGCGAGCGATACGGCCACGCTGACGGTGACTGAGGCCGCGATCGAGTTCCGCGACCAGGGCTCCACCGACGGCACGGTGCTGGTCGAGAACGTCACCGCCGAGGCCGGGCAGTCCGTCGTCGTCACGAACGACGAGTACGAGATCGTCGACAGCGCGAACCTCACGGAGGACATCGTGGACGGCACGATGGAGTTCACGCTCGAGAGCCCCGGCGAGCACGTCGCGCACGTGGTCGCCGATACCGACGACGCGGCAGACGACGCCGGCCTCGTGAGCGATCAGGCGACCGTGTCCGCGACGAACGTGACCATCGAGAACACGAGCGTGAACGTCAGCGAGTCGTCGCTGCCGTACAGCGTCGAGGAACTGGACGTGGCGGGAGCAGGCGTCCTCGACAGTTTCGACGGCACGCCCGAGGGTGCGAACTACACGATCGAGATCCGGCAGGACGGGGCGACCATCGGCGAGTCCGACACGCTGAACGGCGAGGAGATGGACGTGACGGTCCCGCTCGACGAGCCGATCACCGCCGACTCGGTCGGTACGACCACCGCTGCGGTCGAGGCGGTACTGGTCGACGAGTCGGGGACGGCGATCCCCATCGCGCGGAACGGGACGTTCACCACCGTCTCGGACAACGCCACGGTGACGATCACCGCGGGCGAGGCCGAGGCGAACGTCGTGCTGCCGGATCAGACGATCGACGCGAACGGCGGCAGTGACGCCGTCCGGGTCGAGAACGTCACCGGGACTGAGGGCCAGTACGTGGTCCTCACGGACGCCGACCTGAACGTCGTCGGCACGCACGCACTCGAGGAGCGCGTCGTCGACGAGACGCTCGTCGTCGACCTGAACGAGAGCGCCGAACCGGGCGAGTACCGCGCCCACCTCACGAGCGACGTGGGGCTGCTCGCCGGCGACGCGCTGGTGACCGACGCCGGCGAACTGTCCGAGCCGGCGAACTTCGACGTCGGGATCGACTCAGTCAACGACTCGGTGACTGCCGGCGAGAACGTCAGCGTCACCTACACCGTCGAGAACACCGGCGGCGTCGAGGGGGCACAGACCG
It encodes the following:
- a CDS encoding phosphomannomutase; translation: MELFGTAGIRGDVRETVTPSLALRVGQAAAADARAEGEGSVEFVVARDGRETGQALVDAMASGLAAAGADVVEIGQAPTPALAYASQGRYGVAITASHNPPEDNGIKLFVDGVEYSGAAEARIEGRIVDETEPTHWDEWGHRESAEVLGEYRDAVVAYAERFGADLDGLRVVVDCGNGMASLATPHVLRELGAEVVTLNGNVDGHFPGRGSKPTEGTLGDCIRFLEDGEFDLGIAHDGDADRIVVLNGDGEVVHEDTVLAMLAEEYVADADSEDPTVVTTPNASARIDERVRAAGGRVERVALGYLHDGIADARDDGADVAFAAEPWKHVHTRLGGWIDGVASAAVLARLVADVPLVERREPIPERPYTKVSVPCNDDAKVDAMARLAETLPERFPEAEVDDEYGVRLELPDASWVLVRPSGTEPYLRIYAESEDVETLSEAARTVVEDAISEAE
- a CDS encoding fumarylacetoacetate hydrolase family protein translates to MRHARFRDPSGAVRHGEWHGDSVSFAGETYDLDEVDLLAPSEPSKVVCVGRNYVAHAEEHGADVPDRPLLFLKGPNTVASHGDTVTLPAGKERVEWEAELGVVIEKQAKHVDSDEAMEYVAGYTCVDDVSNRDDQRSESQWVRGKAFDGAAPIGPCIADPEHVPEDAAIRTRVNGEVKQEATIDQMVFDVPALIAEATQYMTLEPGDVIATGTPEGVGRFEDGDTAEIEVEGVGTLEHEVQQ
- a CDS encoding S8 family serine peptidase encodes the protein MVGSVLTVGVGSVAAQPSLAENQAPSLDGNGAVQELEPNTAVTNTEPTAASIERDDAETANVAKELRRADGEQVLLLSVERNLDRDAASFASVDADTLRADSRATLRPVAEQLTEFEHVDIRNQFWAGNVLSVEVDLDEHDVDRLAAIDGVTAVAPNADAVHPAPPEDDTTMMASTESSGGDDYTYGLEQIDVPGFEERYGDRGGNATVAVIDDGISNPEAGHPDLTFATEAVAVNGSVTTGTLGSAGSHGEHVAGTAAGAAEPAGDVPRYGVAPDSSLVMINAFEGGATAEDILASVQYSAEQDVDVATMSLGFESTTGNSVLMTAMEETIQDANAAGTLVVGSAGNAGAGDDGGPTTSPGAEFSSFSVGASNAQGTIAPFSSGAVISPFAAEYVSANGSYPANYPREYVKPDVAAPGADVLSAGPLGTVVADDAATYSTSGGTSMAAPHVAGAAALIQSATEEELAPKTIQAALVETAAKPDNEFAERHGRDIRYGAGVINVTAATAAVKSGTMGIEGTVTDTDGDPIPGAAVTSEGDALTSANVSGDYTLRTTDQSTEVTADAFGYEASSQDVDDGSAQFTLDDALAVDLIEEQSEYAEFDGQVDVTVDVRNLDNVTVEPTQATDVDTGNLTLRVAGEEASFGEPVELDGYDGLVNVTVDIDGNASVEENDTIGLEHTFQGLGESTTVESGPTTLTEELDPAFFELDGLTAPETLAPGESLDMTVEVTNTGQVADSKLIQTFVDGPSGEAAVPPEELSLEPGETTTYELSANGIGSLYDAGSVLDVGFRTADGEGYFGDLTGINDEISAELALQAQGAQFSVTSLEAPTKAGAGEEIQVNATVENVGSEADQQNVAFRFGAETLATETVELEAFGLSASDNVVNLSFTVSVPEEPDIYEHGVYTDDDSATGAIAVDESYTNVTVVESDGIYEPGQGERTLSVFEEHLAPRYATEVVEVQSVDDETIASTDVFVFHDFGTSLSDEAIADLITTVENDSTTRAVYLEQAIASNAISDRSRVTGDPDESPLNSQTGAPPVEFEIEADHPIFEGVGEPGETVTIHDGPNAYMSWFEGPDGETLARADDAAGTDAGGPSVAVDPETGSVLLASIAPFEFPLAGLSLSPDAFTDDAGRLLANSVAVADDDTDRSVAVDTEFVGAVDDASDSVTVTGSVGATDQHDGEEVTVTVGGEPVTTATVDGYEFTAEFDPTVLDLSAQSDAVVDVAELSINDTDTVDVVHETRSLEKGYNLLSVPQSANLSAEGVGAVNVWNASAGSYESATGSEFDSPANLHQGLYVSATDDDARLGFTFGDDVPTGGTADLTEGWTLAGSNFAIDSTEMGDTRTLHEDLVSVDPSGLTVFGSGFDQQYDGQSTIGAYDAYWVRNSGNTSHERAIVSPAYDVADREDVLGLNESAFEITSVETSVRSTDEVSLEDDVLGSDEDVVAVDVTVTNDGRLDTQFVDLHAAQDGEFTLAERSSGVTLDSNETETVTLYYALERDDPPAVDLRATTDDDAAETTLGVGGDGLTVEDQALTLDDEFVVSSVDYNGEATVELVADGEVLGTETVDDGDATDLPITLSNATTGTVEVRLLDADGEEQANATATVSGPSIEIENGAPAHAFPDSESVDVPANVTNNALIEQTVDVGFAMGGETVENETATIAGRSTELAATFAANVSELDVGDSVEHTVSAAGASDTATLTVTEAAIEFRDQGSTDGTVLVENVTAEAGQSVVVTNDEYEIVDSANLTEDIVDGTMEFTLESPGEHVAHVVADTDDAADDAGLVSDQATVSATNVTIENTSVNVSESSLPYSVEELDVAGAGVLDSFDGTPEGANYTIEIRQDGATIGESDTLNGEEMDVTVPLDEPITADSVGTTTAAVEAVLVDESGTAIPIARNGTFTTVSDNATVTITAGEAEANVVLPDQTIDANGGSDAVRVENVTGTEGQYVVLTDADLNVVGTHALEERVVDETLVVDLNESAEPGEYRAHLTSDVGLLAGDALVTDAGELSEPANFDVGIDSVNDSVTAGENVSVTYTVENTGGVEGAQTVSASVNGTEVATDDVTLAAGANQTLSVTYVTDGDDTPAVEVEVESENDSATATVEVMPAS
- a CDS encoding antibiotic biosynthesis monooxygenase, with the translated sequence MSGPEQADCGAIVRVWHGWTDPADADAYEQFLTDPENGLLETLDGDGYLGYDLLQREADDEVEFVTQLRFAGYDAVREFAGEAYERAHVPDEARELLARWDDEAEHYELRAGNRV
- a CDS encoding acylphosphatase, with product MSDSDEYVRARVHVSGNVQGVAYRANTEETAKKRGVSGWVRNRDDGRVEAVFEGDPRTVESMIGWCHTGSPRADVEDVEVAYEEPRSADGFHVRWSG